From a single Gemmatimonadota bacterium genomic region:
- a CDS encoding glycosyltransferase family 39 protein has product MIETAANRPASAVTQRPPDVRTPPSGDPVARVLEMALLLAVLFGAGLRIVQYLYRRSLWIDEAFLALNILSRDLRELRPPLDWLQVAPTGFLWIERVVTSLAGPSEWALRIVPLLLGIAVLWLMIPVARRLIHPSAALPVVASLACMPILVRYSNEAKPYIFDVFSAVLLCVLTLRALEREGTAVRLAWALLLLPFLSLPTAFVGAGVVTALLLREGTLRIDRSSLLAGGAWMAGTGASVLLSSDAATKTEMLRYWQGTFLIDPGAQWSYAQEVLRGFSRVTLIPLPGGDLVQIGAFVLLLLLGVVQVKRTAGERGVALVVVPLLTATAATMARQYPFAGRTWLWTLPTFSLLAVAGVYLLLTHRPAILKPAVAVLLSLVVLGTRGREAFYLARHPELGEHSRPVIDDLKAQIEREDITYVFARSAPAWLLYTTDWSAPPADLAELFELGRPGGPIYVNAWGMGPVTEPQLALLTRHDSAGRTVLMGRSSGFRINHTVPPDRGHLLDPAWASSEVTRIRAHARTGCAWIFSAHVLGTERDAFSREIARQNGKRSRWIEGSGADAERVCFPLATADSPATTP; this is encoded by the coding sequence ATGATTGAGACCGCCGCCAACCGCCCCGCGAGCGCTGTTACACAGCGCCCCCCCGACGTCCGGACGCCCCCCTCGGGCGACCCGGTCGCGCGTGTGTTGGAGATGGCACTCCTGCTCGCCGTGCTGTTCGGGGCGGGCCTACGGATCGTCCAATACCTGTATCGTCGTTCGCTCTGGATCGACGAAGCCTTCCTCGCGCTCAACATCCTGAGCCGCGACCTCCGGGAGTTGCGCCCGCCTCTGGACTGGCTCCAGGTCGCTCCGACCGGCTTTCTCTGGATCGAACGCGTGGTCACGTCCCTGGCCGGTCCCTCCGAATGGGCGCTCCGCATCGTTCCCCTCCTCCTGGGCATCGCGGTCCTGTGGTTGATGATCCCGGTGGCGCGCCGACTCATCCACCCGTCGGCTGCTCTGCCCGTGGTGGCCTCCCTGGCCTGCATGCCCATCCTGGTCCGCTACTCGAACGAGGCCAAGCCGTACATCTTCGACGTCTTCAGCGCGGTGCTCCTGTGTGTGCTGACGCTGAGGGCCTTGGAGCGCGAAGGCACGGCCGTGCGGCTGGCTTGGGCGCTCTTGTTGCTTCCGTTCCTCTCCCTTCCCACAGCCTTCGTCGGTGCCGGCGTGGTGACGGCGCTGCTCCTGCGCGAGGGAACGCTTCGCATCGATCGATCCTCGCTGCTGGCCGGCGGCGCCTGGATGGCGGGAACGGGTGCTTCGGTCCTGCTCAGCAGCGACGCCGCCACCAAGACCGAGATGCTCCGGTATTGGCAGGGGACTTTCCTCATCGACCCTGGAGCCCAATGGTCGTATGCCCAGGAGGTCCTCCGTGGATTCAGCCGGGTGACCCTGATCCCGCTCCCGGGCGGCGACCTGGTCCAGATCGGTGCCTTCGTGCTGCTGCTCCTCCTGGGTGTGGTGCAGGTGAAGCGCACCGCGGGGGAACGAGGCGTGGCTCTGGTGGTGGTCCCGCTCCTCACTGCGACCGCGGCCACCATGGCCCGCCAATACCCGTTCGCCGGCCGCACCTGGCTGTGGACGCTACCCACCTTCAGCCTGCTGGCGGTGGCGGGTGTCTACCTGCTCCTGACCCATCGGCCCGCCATCCTGAAGCCCGCCGTCGCCGTGCTACTGTCCCTGGTGGTGCTGGGCACGCGCGGGCGAGAGGCCTTCTACCTGGCGCGCCATCCCGAGCTGGGCGAGCACTCCAGACCGGTCATCGACGACCTGAAGGCGCAGATCGAGCGCGAGGACATCACCTACGTGTTCGCGCGCAGCGCGCCGGCCTGGCTCCTCTACACAACGGACTGGTCGGCTCCACCCGCGGATCTTGCCGAGTTGTTCGAGCTGGGAAGGCCGGGAGGCCCGATCTACGTCAACGCCTGGGGTATGGGTCCGGTCACGGAGCCGCAGCTGGCGCTGCTGACGCGCCATGACTCCGCCGGACGCACCGTCCTGATGGGCCGCTCGAGCGGGTTCCGGATCAATCACACCGTCCCACCGGACCGGGGCCACCTTCTCGACCCTGCTTGGGCATCCAGCGAGGTAACCCGCATCCGTGCCCATGCCCGCACCGGGTGCGCTTGGATCTTTTCTGCCCACGTGCTGGGCACGGAGCGTGACGCCTTCAGCAGGGAGATCGCGCGTCAGAACGGGAAGCGCTCGCGGTGGATCGAAGGATCGGGGGCCGATGCCGAGCGGGTGTGTTTCCCTCTCGCCACCGCAGACTCGCCCGCTACGACCCCCTGA
- a CDS encoding sigma 54-interacting transcriptional regulator codes for MLGVLRDLEMLSATEAPAVFWGEPGTGRRTLALAVHALSRRRAQTLLRVRAVAQQEPRAPAFSVETLPADGPARVMSAEGLAELIADGPGGTLLLEGLSDLPALAQEQLIVLLDRFHSVGADQSHQIPRVLAVATDPPLALVEDGELSEELYYRLGVFVIGVPPLRERPTDVLAVAQHVVARANALHRLTVHGLDEPTAECLRGAPWPGNIPELRRAVEHAAIRARSGWIRPHHLPGEVKGPNSASPPARLVIPIGITAADAERRLILATLEQTGFNKTEAARRLGMDVKTVRTKLKSYDLSERARRRRDRSSSPGQAH; via the coding sequence ATGCTCGGCGTGCTGCGCGACCTCGAAATGCTCAGTGCCACGGAGGCACCTGCCGTGTTCTGGGGGGAACCCGGCACGGGTCGGCGCACGCTGGCCCTGGCGGTGCATGCGCTCAGCCGCCGGCGCGCCCAGACCCTGCTGCGTGTCCGTGCGGTTGCCCAGCAGGAGCCCCGCGCGCCGGCCTTCTCGGTGGAAACACTCCCCGCCGATGGCCCAGCTCGTGTGATGTCTGCGGAAGGACTGGCCGAGCTCATCGCCGATGGACCGGGGGGAACGCTTCTCCTCGAGGGCCTCTCCGATCTTCCCGCCCTCGCGCAGGAACAACTGATCGTGCTCCTGGATCGATTCCACTCCGTCGGCGCGGACCAGTCCCACCAGATCCCGCGGGTCCTGGCGGTGGCTACGGATCCTCCCCTGGCGCTGGTGGAGGACGGAGAGTTGAGTGAAGAGTTGTACTATCGCTTGGGGGTGTTCGTGATCGGCGTTCCGCCCCTGCGTGAGCGCCCCACGGATGTGCTGGCAGTGGCCCAGCACGTCGTGGCCCGTGCCAATGCCCTTCATCGGCTCACCGTCCACGGGCTCGACGAACCCACGGCGGAGTGCCTGCGCGGCGCACCCTGGCCCGGCAACATCCCGGAGCTCCGTCGGGCCGTGGAGCACGCGGCGATCCGCGCCCGCTCCGGCTGGATCCGACCGCACCATCTTCCGGGCGAAGTGAAGGGCCCGAACTCGGCTTCCCCCCCGGCACGCCTGGTGATCCCGATCGGGATCACGGCGGCCGACGCGGAGCGTCGGCTCATCCTCGCGACGCTGGAGCAGACCGGCTTCAACAAGACCGAAGCCGCCCGCCGACTCGGCATGGATGTCAAGACCGTACGTACCAAGCTCAAGTCGTACGATCTCAGCGAACGAGCCCGTCGCCGGCGCGACCGAAGCTCGAGTCCGGGCCAGGCGCACTAG
- the hinT gene encoding purine nucleoside phosphoramidase gives MAEDTIFARIVRGEIPADIVHQDELVTAFRDIHPQAPTHILIVPNQIVPTVNDASSHHEAALGRMFTVAADLARREGIAEDGYRLIVNCGTHGGQEVFHVHMHLLGGRPLGAMLDRRGL, from the coding sequence ATGGCAGAGGATACGATCTTCGCGCGCATCGTTCGGGGCGAGATCCCGGCGGACATCGTCCACCAGGATGAGCTCGTCACTGCCTTCCGGGACATCCATCCGCAGGCACCCACGCACATCCTCATCGTCCCCAACCAGATCGTCCCCACCGTCAACGACGCTTCTTCCCACCACGAGGCGGCCCTCGGTCGCATGTTCACGGTGGCCGCCGACCTCGCTCGCCGAGAGGGGATCGCCGAGGACGGATACCGCCTGATCGTGAACTGTGGAACGCACGGCGGTCAGGAGGTCTTCCACGTACACATGCACCTCCTGGGAGGCCGTCCACTGGGCGCCATGCTGGACCGACGGGGCCTCTGA
- a CDS encoding glycosyl hydrolase: MIRSVPNAAPCSRRVVGGLYAVVIPALLWLAAPPPVSAQQPPDGPQAERLGAMQWRLVGPFRGGRSVAVSGVAADPAVYYFGAAGGGLWKTTDRGETWSNVSDGYFRTGSVGAVAVAESDPNVVYVGMGEHAVRGVANSHGDGVYRSTDAGRTWTHLGLERTRQISRIRVHPRDPDLVYVAAQGAPGAPTEERGIYRSRDGGATWQRVHFVSETAGAADLAMDMTNPRILYAAYWDHLRLPWQMRSGGEGSGIWKSRDGGDTWERLGNGLPALMGKIGVDVSRANPDRVFAIVEAESEQGGLYRSDDGGRSWRHVNASREIQTRSWYYMEVFADPNDENTVVVLNAPFLRSVDAGEHFSNVPVPHGDNHDLWINPNDSDIQINANDGGANITFNGGRSWSTQQNQPTAQFYRVITDHQFPYHIYGGQQDNSAIGIASAAPGGITWSDFYSVSGCESAYLAFDPDDPRDVFGGCYQGLIDRWSRQTLRSKPVMAYPFLGLGTYPQNQKYRFNWNAPIVSSPHDARVLYHAGNVLLQSTDRGQSWEEISPDLTRNELEKQGAGGAPFTNEGAGGENYNTIMYVIESPHEVGVLWAGSDDGLVHLTRDGGANWVDVTPDDIGEGIINSIEVSRHDPARAYVVATRYKFNDFRPLIFRTEDYGRSWDRIVRGIPDEHWVRVVREDPLRAGVLYAGTEMGMFLSLDDGEHWERFQLNLPIVPVTDLAFQGNDLIAATQGRGFWVLDDLSPLQQLGGREPLPPMTLLAPRPAALVAWGGGGDGRAGQNPPTGPQIFYHFANAPDSLLTLEILDGEGRIVRAWATDPERAGLSQRDSLPAPHAGLNRFAWDFRHQGLEALEGYQHYGSLNGRVAAPGSYQVRLTHGPDVQTAMFDLLPDPRWQVTTSDFVAQDRFLAEAQALVGELYESVRSLATVSEQVDALIASTGEHPRADTIRTAGEALVEKITGWEDPLVQRRQKTFQDVINFTNRLDAQVLELIASVDGTEPPLTQGAQTRLRDVQREWAGHRAALESLLANDVAAFNRLIRELGIDPIVVPPRTERRPVS; the protein is encoded by the coding sequence ATGATCCGCTCCGTCCCGAACGCCGCGCCCTGCTCCCGCCGCGTGGTCGGTGGGCTGTACGCAGTGGTCATCCCTGCTCTCCTGTGGCTCGCCGCGCCGCCTCCCGTGTCGGCACAGCAACCCCCGGACGGTCCACAGGCGGAGCGTCTGGGGGCCATGCAATGGCGTCTGGTGGGCCCCTTCCGGGGCGGCCGCTCCGTGGCGGTCTCCGGCGTCGCCGCGGACCCTGCGGTCTACTACTTCGGAGCGGCGGGGGGCGGCCTGTGGAAGACCACCGACCGAGGCGAGACGTGGAGCAACGTCTCCGACGGATACTTCCGCACCGGCTCGGTCGGAGCGGTCGCCGTCGCGGAGTCGGACCCCAACGTGGTCTACGTGGGCATGGGGGAGCACGCCGTGCGCGGCGTCGCCAACTCGCACGGGGACGGAGTCTACCGCTCGACCGACGCCGGCCGAACCTGGACCCACCTCGGCCTGGAGCGCACCCGCCAGATCTCACGAATCCGGGTGCATCCGCGTGATCCGGACCTCGTGTACGTTGCCGCACAGGGCGCCCCCGGGGCACCAACCGAAGAACGCGGCATCTATCGCTCCAGGGACGGAGGCGCCACCTGGCAGCGGGTCCACTTCGTGAGCGAGACGGCGGGCGCGGCCGATCTCGCCATGGACATGACCAATCCCCGCATCCTGTACGCAGCGTACTGGGACCACCTGCGTCTCCCCTGGCAGATGCGGTCGGGCGGTGAAGGCAGCGGCATCTGGAAATCCCGCGACGGAGGCGACACCTGGGAGCGCCTGGGCAACGGACTCCCCGCGCTCATGGGCAAGATCGGCGTCGATGTCTCACGCGCGAATCCCGACCGCGTCTTCGCGATCGTGGAGGCCGAGTCGGAGCAGGGCGGACTCTACCGCTCGGACGACGGAGGCCGGAGCTGGCGTCACGTCAACGCCAGTCGCGAGATCCAGACACGCTCCTGGTACTACATGGAGGTGTTCGCCGACCCCAACGACGAGAACACCGTCGTGGTCCTGAACGCACCCTTCCTGCGCTCGGTCGACGCGGGGGAGCACTTCTCCAACGTGCCGGTGCCGCACGGCGACAACCACGATCTCTGGATCAACCCGAACGACTCGGACATCCAGATCAACGCCAACGACGGTGGCGCCAACATCACCTTCAATGGTGGCCGCTCGTGGTCGACGCAGCAGAACCAGCCGACCGCACAGTTCTACCGTGTGATCACCGACCATCAGTTCCCCTATCACATCTATGGCGGGCAGCAGGACAACTCCGCCATCGGAATCGCCAGCGCCGCACCGGGTGGTATCACCTGGAGCGACTTCTATTCGGTGTCGGGATGCGAGAGCGCCTATCTGGCGTTCGACCCGGACGATCCCAGGGACGTCTTCGGGGGCTGCTATCAAGGACTGATCGATCGCTGGTCCCGCCAGACGCTTCGCTCCAAGCCGGTCATGGCCTACCCCTTCCTTGGGTTGGGCACCTATCCGCAGAACCAGAAGTATCGCTTCAACTGGAACGCGCCCATCGTCTCCTCTCCTCACGACGCGCGTGTGCTCTACCACGCAGGCAACGTCCTTCTCCAGAGCACGGACCGGGGGCAGAGCTGGGAGGAGATCTCTCCGGACCTCACGCGCAACGAGCTGGAGAAGCAAGGCGCGGGCGGCGCGCCGTTCACCAACGAGGGCGCGGGCGGCGAGAACTACAACACGATCATGTACGTGATCGAGTCGCCCCATGAGGTGGGCGTGCTCTGGGCAGGCTCGGACGACGGCCTCGTGCACCTGACGCGCGACGGAGGGGCGAACTGGGTCGACGTGACCCCGGACGACATCGGAGAGGGGATCATCAATTCGATCGAGGTCTCCCGTCACGACCCCGCGCGTGCCTACGTCGTGGCCACACGCTACAAGTTCAACGACTTCCGCCCCTTGATCTTCCGCACCGAGGACTACGGACGGTCCTGGGACCGCATCGTGCGCGGGATCCCCGACGAGCATTGGGTACGCGTGGTGCGGGAGGATCCGCTGCGCGCGGGAGTGCTCTACGCGGGTACCGAGATGGGGATGTTCCTGTCGTTGGACGATGGCGAGCACTGGGAGCGCTTCCAGCTGAATCTCCCGATCGTGCCGGTGACCGACCTTGCCTTCCAGGGCAACGATCTGATCGCGGCGACACAGGGACGTGGGTTCTGGGTGTTGGACGACCTCTCGCCCCTGCAGCAGCTCGGCGGACGCGAGCCGCTACCGCCCATGACCCTGCTGGCCCCGCGGCCCGCAGCGCTGGTGGCGTGGGGCGGCGGCGGTGACGGGCGTGCTGGCCAGAATCCGCCCACCGGACCGCAGATCTTCTACCACTTCGCCAACGCGCCCGACAGCCTCCTGACCCTGGAGATCCTGGACGGTGAGGGACGGATCGTGCGCGCCTGGGCCACCGATCCCGAACGCGCGGGGCTTTCCCAGCGGGACAGCCTGCCGGCGCCGCACGCCGGCCTCAACCGATTCGCCTGGGACTTCCGCCACCAAGGCCTCGAAGCCCTGGAGGGCTACCAGCACTATGGGAGCCTGAACGGTCGAGTGGCCGCACCCGGTTCCTACCAGGTGCGACTCACGCACGGACCCGACGTCCAGACCGCGATGTTCGACCTGCTGCCCGACCCACGTTGGCAGGTGACCACGTCGGACTTCGTGGCACAAGACCGGTTCCTGGCCGAGGCCCAGGCGCTGGTCGGCGAGCTCTACGAGTCGGTGCGCAGCCTGGCGACGGTCTCGGAGCAGGTGGATGCGCTCATCGCCAGCACCGGGGAGCATCCCCGCGCCGACACCATCCGGACCGCGGGCGAAGCGCTGGTGGAGAAGATCACGGGCTGGGAGGATCCGCTGGTGCAACGACGCCAGAAGACGTTCCAGGACGTCATCAATTTCACCAACCGCCTCGACGCCCAGGTCCTGGAGTTGATCGCGTCGGTGGACGGCACCGAGCCTCCCCTCACGCAGGGAGCGCAGACGCGTCTGCGGGACGTTCAGCGCGAATGGGCGGGACACCGCGCTGCGCTGGAGTCGCTCCTGGCCAACGACGTCGCCGCCTTCAATCGGCTGATCCGGGAGTTGGGCATCGACCCGATCGTCGTGCCCCCACGGACGGAACGTCGCCCGGTCAGCTGA
- a CDS encoding helix-turn-helix transcriptional regulator, producing MTNAPDGDVLAGFRDRLRLAMSIRGVTQTELGKRIGVRQATVSQWLSRTNPSEPKADQLLRLPEALGINGHWLLTGRGSMDDTPGEVEAKLEAIRRILDVDAARAAGQQRRSEQPRGRPDGGNGRISPGPGTV from the coding sequence TTGACCAACGCCCCCGACGGTGACGTCCTCGCCGGTTTTCGCGACCGTCTGCGTCTCGCCATGAGCATCCGTGGCGTGACCCAGACGGAACTCGGAAAACGCATCGGCGTGCGACAGGCCACTGTGAGCCAATGGCTCAGCCGCACCAATCCCTCTGAGCCCAAGGCGGACCAGCTTCTTCGTCTCCCCGAAGCCCTCGGAATCAACGGCCACTGGCTGCTGACCGGCCGTGGCTCCATGGATGACACGCCGGGCGAAGTCGAAGCGAAGCTCGAGGCCATCCGTCGCATCCTGGACGTGGACGCAGCACGGGCCGCCGGGCAGCAGAGACGCTCGGAGCAACCGCGAGGGCGGCCGGACGGCGGGAACGGGCGGATCAGCCCAGGGCCCGGCACCGTCTGA
- the rpsN gene encoding 30S ribosomal protein S14 yields MAKKGKIEKNDKRRELVQRFADRRRELVAVLKDPNATPLEKREAQAKIRRMPRDASKVRIRNRCQFSGRPRAYLRRFGLSRIAFRDNALEGLIPGVRKSSW; encoded by the coding sequence ATGGCCAAGAAAGGCAAGATCGAAAAGAACGACAAGCGTCGCGAGCTGGTACAGCGCTTCGCGGACCGGCGGCGCGAGTTGGTCGCGGTGCTGAAGGACCCCAACGCCACGCCCCTCGAGAAGCGGGAGGCGCAGGCCAAGATCCGACGCATGCCCCGCGACGCCTCCAAGGTGCGGATCCGCAACCGCTGCCAGTTCTCCGGGCGTCCCCGGGCCTACCTGCGGCGGTTTGGACTCTCCCGGATCGCGTTCCGCGACAACGCTCTGGAAGGCCTGATCCCTGGAGTCCGGAAGTCGAGCTGGTAA
- a CDS encoding DUF481 domain-containing protein: MAGFRRSTPGLMVVAILALGTGSAAAQDDRPVGWTDQAELTFVMTAGNASSSTFGLKNALTHYWPTSSFQLSAGGVRTESGLTTRTATGSQQSFQIQETTDKELTAENYFVRSRYDHKLDGAYLFGGAGWDRNTFAGIQNRYGFVSGAGKAWVDSEERRFKTDLGVTYTIQDDVVADPSVEDSFLGLRASYDAFRKLTETTAFASVLTMDENLNETSDLRADWVNSLTVAMSQRLALKTSLQLLFDNQPALVSVPLSAGGTVLAPLGKTDSVFTVAIVANF, translated from the coding sequence ATGGCAGGGTTCAGGCGCAGCACTCCCGGGCTGATGGTCGTCGCCATCCTCGCGCTCGGGACCGGTTCCGCAGCGGCCCAGGACGACCGGCCGGTCGGGTGGACAGACCAGGCCGAGCTCACGTTCGTGATGACCGCAGGCAACGCCTCCTCGAGCACTTTCGGACTCAAGAACGCCTTGACGCACTATTGGCCCACCTCGTCGTTCCAGCTGTCGGCGGGCGGGGTCCGCACCGAGTCGGGACTCACCACGCGCACGGCGACGGGCTCGCAGCAGAGCTTCCAGATCCAGGAGACCACCGACAAGGAACTCACGGCCGAGAACTACTTCGTGCGGTCGCGCTACGACCACAAGCTCGACGGAGCGTACCTCTTCGGCGGGGCGGGCTGGGACCGGAATACCTTCGCGGGTATCCAGAACCGCTACGGATTCGTGTCCGGCGCGGGCAAGGCCTGGGTGGACTCGGAGGAGCGCCGCTTCAAGACGGATCTTGGTGTCACCTACACCATCCAGGATGACGTGGTGGCCGACCCCAGCGTGGAGGATTCCTTCCTCGGCTTGCGAGCCTCCTACGACGCCTTCCGCAAGCTCACCGAGACGACCGCGTTCGCCAGCGTTCTGACCATGGACGAGAACCTGAACGAGACGTCCGACCTGCGCGCCGATTGGGTCAACTCGTTGACCGTGGCGATGTCGCAGCGCCTCGCCCTCAAGACCAGCTTGCAGTTGCTGTTCGACAACCAGCCGGCCCTGGTCTCGGTGCCCTTGAGCGCCGGCGGCACGGTGTTGGCCCCTCTGGGCAAGACCGACTCGGTCTTTACGGTCGCGATCGTGGCCAACTTCTGA
- a CDS encoding RNA polymerase sigma factor, whose protein sequence is MQDDRTGLSSLTDDQLVQRSREGGQGDLGAFDELVHRYQERTAANCRYLTGSPDDALDLTQEVFVKAYFGLQRFEQRSQFSTWLQRIKVNHCLNFMKRRRRQRLEPLDDIPTGASEALHVAPQAERTLQLESERHTIRRVLDQMNDTLRVPLVMCDMDELSYQEIADELGIGLSAVKMRIKRGREEFRRRYEELHHVTAMAS, encoded by the coding sequence ATGCAGGACGATCGGACTGGCCTCTCCTCCCTGACGGACGACCAGTTGGTGCAACGTAGCCGCGAAGGTGGCCAGGGAGACCTGGGCGCCTTCGACGAGCTGGTCCACCGCTATCAGGAGCGTACCGCGGCAAACTGCCGGTATTTGACCGGCTCGCCCGACGATGCCCTGGACCTGACCCAGGAAGTGTTCGTCAAGGCCTACTTCGGACTGCAGCGCTTCGAGCAGAGGTCGCAGTTCAGCACCTGGCTGCAAAGGATCAAGGTGAACCACTGCCTCAACTTCATGAAACGCCGCCGCCGCCAACGGCTGGAGCCTCTGGACGACATCCCGACCGGAGCATCCGAGGCGTTGCACGTCGCACCGCAGGCGGAGCGTACGCTGCAGCTGGAGTCCGAGCGGCACACGATCCGCCGGGTGCTGGATCAGATGAACGACACCTTGAGGGTCCCGTTGGTCATGTGCGATATGGACGAGCTTTCGTATCAGGAGATCGCCGATGAGCTTGGGATCGGGCTCTCCGCGGTGAAGATGCGGATCAAGCGCGGGCGGGAGGAGTTCCGACGTCGCTACGAGGAGTTGCACCACGTCACCGCGATGGCGAGCTGA
- the mscL gene encoding large conductance mechanosensitive channel protein MscL, giving the protein MLKEFKEFALKGNMFDMAVGIIIGAAFSTVVGSLVADVVSPVVGLGVGGLDFSQLFLVLKEGTPAGPYATMAAAAEAGAVTLNWGKFINEIITFLMVAFATFMLVKGYNAAKRKEEAAPPPPAEPPADVKLLTEIRDLLAKR; this is encoded by the coding sequence GTGCTCAAGGAGTTCAAGGAGTTTGCCCTGAAGGGCAACATGTTCGACATGGCGGTCGGCATCATCATCGGTGCCGCGTTTTCGACCGTCGTGGGTTCGTTGGTGGCCGACGTCGTCAGCCCCGTCGTCGGGCTGGGGGTGGGAGGCCTCGACTTTTCCCAGTTGTTCCTGGTCCTCAAGGAGGGGACTCCCGCCGGACCGTATGCGACGATGGCCGCAGCGGCGGAGGCCGGGGCCGTCACCCTCAACTGGGGCAAGTTCATCAACGAGATCATCACGTTTCTGATGGTCGCCTTCGCGACGTTCATGCTCGTCAAGGGCTACAACGCCGCGAAGCGCAAGGAGGAGGCTGCGCCGCCCCCGCCGGCAGAGCCTCCTGCGGACGTCAAGCTGTTGACGGAGATCCGCGACCTGCTGGCCAAGCGCTGA